A section of the Candidatus Tisiphia endosymbiont of Nedyus quadrimaculatus genome encodes:
- a CDS encoding mannose-1-phosphate guanylyltransferase — MKVKPVIMAGGLGTRLWPLSRQMQPKQFIKIFKNLSLIQKTLITNRTLGKPTLIIAKEYELIAKEQLRELNIEADLIIEPMPKNTALCAIISAIQAKNNGYDTVILLPSDHYIHDIDKYLITINESLNYVAKFGICTIGVKPSFANTEYGYIKINKLLADRTYNTQQFVEKPTLQQAQNYLANGKYFWNSGIFIFNIDFILEQAKLWQKELFKHAHDSYYATKDHNNITLALEPYLHITPISLDYAIIENISQMIMIEANFSWSDIGNWHSLWQIQKEDITNNYCEGDVINIDSTNSYISSNNKLTAVIGVDNIIIINTEDALLIVNKSRVEKIKQLVMEMTKMGRKEVL; from the coding sequence ATGAAAGTAAAACCAGTAATTATGGCTGGGGGTCTAGGAACTAGATTATGGCCATTATCACGACAGATGCAACCAAAACAATTTATAAAAATATTTAAGAATTTGAGTTTAATACAAAAAACTTTGATTACAAACAGAACTTTAGGCAAACCAACTTTAATAATTGCTAAGGAATATGAATTAATAGCAAAAGAGCAACTTAGAGAGCTAAATATAGAAGCAGACTTAATAATAGAACCTATGCCGAAAAATACAGCTTTATGTGCAATTATATCAGCTATTCAAGCAAAGAATAACGGTTATGATACGGTCATACTACTGCCTTCTGATCATTATATACATGATATTGATAAGTACCTAATTACTATTAATGAATCTTTGAATTATGTCGCAAAATTTGGTATTTGTACTATTGGGGTTAAGCCTAGTTTTGCAAATACCGAATATGGTTATATTAAAATAAATAAGTTATTAGCAGATAGAACTTACAACACCCAACAATTTGTGGAAAAACCTACTCTTCAACAAGCACAAAATTATCTAGCAAATGGCAAATATTTTTGGAATTCAGGAATTTTTATTTTTAATATAGATTTTATTTTAGAGCAGGCTAAATTATGGCAAAAAGAACTCTTTAAACATGCACATGATTCATATTATGCAACCAAAGATCATAATAATATAACACTTGCTTTAGAACCATACTTACATATTACCCCAATTTCCTTAGACTATGCTATAATCGAAAATATTAGTCAAATGATTATGATAGAAGCCAATTTTAGTTGGAGTGATATTGGAAATTGGCATTCTTTATGGCAAATACAAAAAGAAGATATAACGAATAATTACTGCGAAGGCGATGTTATAAACATTGATAGTACAAATTCATATATTAGTTCTAATAATAAGCTGACTGCTGTAATAGGAGTTGATAATATAATCATTATTAATACTGAGGATGCTTTACTGATCGTAAATAAATCAAGAGTTGAGAAAATAAAGCAGCTTGTAATGGAAATGACAAAGATGGGACGAAAAGAAGTATTATGA
- a CDS encoding LicD family protein, giving the protein MHKNHKKTNNFFFKIAGVIIITYGLYLGYVEFYDHKWRYVTPTDQQVQKYTISENKALSLYQLMKDTHEILTKHNIQYWITSGTLLGAARHKGIIPFDDDLDIGVMHADEIRLQDILTDFVELGYKTYHQDFYTICNTVCIDIFIFRPKDNMFIYANFRTLGRFPNDFFYINEVFPLKKYQFGEIEVYGPHEFKANLDRQYPEWDKYGVIQQPHSYFVILSPIEQKTKFILTPKLLKPAMPTGPLEERVIPKLLTKE; this is encoded by the coding sequence ATGCACAAGAATCATAAAAAAACTAATAACTTTTTCTTTAAAATAGCTGGAGTAATTATAATTACTTATGGTTTGTACCTAGGCTATGTAGAGTTTTATGATCACAAATGGAGATATGTAACTCCTACCGACCAACAAGTACAGAAATATACAATTAGTGAAAACAAAGCCCTAAGCTTATACCAATTAATGAAAGATACTCATGAGATATTGACTAAACATAACATACAATATTGGATTACAAGTGGTACACTTCTTGGGGCAGCAAGGCATAAAGGCATCATACCTTTTGATGATGACTTAGATATTGGCGTAATGCACGCTGATGAAATAAGGTTACAAGATATATTAACAGATTTTGTCGAGTTAGGTTATAAAACTTACCATCAAGATTTTTACACTATATGTAACACGGTATGTATAGATATTTTTATTTTCCGCCCAAAAGACAACATGTTTATATATGCTAATTTCAGAACGTTAGGTAGATTTCCTAATGATTTCTTTTATATTAACGAGGTATTTCCACTGAAGAAATATCAATTTGGTGAGATTGAAGTTTATGGTCCTCATGAATTTAAAGCTAACCTAGATAGGCAATACCCAGAATGGGATAAATACGGGGTAATTCAGCAACCGCATAGTTATTTTGTTATTCTTTCGCCTATTGAACAAAAGACTAAATTCATTTTAACTCCGAAATTATTAAAGCCAGCTATGCCAACTGGTCCTTTAGAAGAGCGGGTAATTCCGAAATTACTAACTAAAGAGTAA
- the rpsD gene encoding 30S ribosomal protein S4, whose translation MTKIINSKYKASRRLGVSLWGDSKDAFNTRNYRPGQHGQNSMVKTSDYGLHLKAKQKLKCHYGRINETQFRNTFTLAQKMKGNTGENFIALLERRLDAVIYRMNIAPTIFAARQFVTHGHIKVNGKKVNIPSMRLKEGDVIELKESAKQIPVILETASKQGNAVPSYLTFDSNSLSGQFIRIPVISDVPYPFEPEVHLVVELYSR comes from the coding sequence GTGACAAAAATTATTAATTCTAAATATAAGGCTAGCAGAAGACTTGGTGTAAGCCTGTGGGGCGATAGTAAAGATGCCTTCAATACAAGAAATTATCGTCCTGGTCAACATGGTCAGAATAGTATGGTTAAAACCTCTGATTATGGTCTACACTTGAAGGCTAAACAAAAACTTAAATGCCATTATGGTAGAATTAACGAGACGCAATTTAGAAATACTTTTACTCTCGCACAAAAAATGAAAGGCAATACGGGTGAAAATTTTATAGCTCTGTTAGAAAGAAGGCTTGACGCTGTTATATATAGAATGAATATTGCACCAACGATTTTTGCTGCAAGACAATTTGTTACCCATGGTCACATTAAAGTGAATGGTAAGAAGGTTAATATCCCAAGTATGAGACTAAAAGAAGGAGATGTCATCGAGCTAAAGGAATCAGCAAAACAAATCCCTGTAATACTCGAGACAGCTAGCAAACAAGGAAACGCTGTACCAAGCTATTTAACTTTTGATTCCAATTCATTGTCTGGTCAGTTTATTAGAATCCCAGTAATTTCTGATGTTCCGTACCCATTTGAGCCAGAAGTACATTTAGTAGTTGAACTCTATTCAAGGTAA
- a CDS encoding rhodanese-like domain-containing protein produces the protein MNNDSKIAVLSFYSFTNLENLEILLPKILLIGKKRRIRGTILLAPEGFNGSISGTKEEVNFLVDEIIKLTSAEDVNIKINYCDIHPFQKLKVKLKKEIIAMTVGDIDIANLKGEYIEPKDWDKFISQNNVVLVDTRNDYEVCVGTFKGAIDPKTETFKQFPKWVEQNKELLAGKKVAMFCTGGIRCEKSTAYLKKLGFNDVYHLKGGILQYLEVTHNRNRLWQGECFVFDDRRAVASDLSPAEGHWLERGDR, from the coding sequence ATGAATAATGATTCTAAAATAGCAGTATTAAGTTTTTATAGTTTTACTAACCTAGAAAACCTTGAGATTTTGCTGCCAAAGATTTTACTTATTGGTAAAAAAAGAAGAATTAGGGGTACTATTCTTTTAGCTCCAGAAGGATTTAATGGTTCAATTTCTGGGACAAAAGAAGAGGTAAATTTTTTAGTAGATGAAATTATAAAACTTACGTCTGCGGAAGATGTAAATATTAAAATAAATTACTGTGATATCCATCCTTTTCAAAAATTAAAAGTAAAGCTGAAAAAAGAAATTATTGCTATGACAGTTGGAGATATTGATATTGCAAATCTGAAAGGAGAGTATATTGAGCCAAAGGACTGGGACAAGTTTATTAGCCAAAATAATGTGGTATTAGTAGACACTAGAAATGACTATGAAGTTTGTGTAGGTACTTTTAAAGGGGCTATAGATCCGAAGACAGAAACGTTTAAGCAGTTTCCCAAATGGGTAGAGCAAAATAAAGAATTACTTGCTGGAAAAAAAGTAGCAATGTTTTGTACTGGTGGGATTAGATGCGAGAAATCAACAGCCTATTTGAAGAAACTGGGTTTTAATGATGTGTACCATCTTAAGGGCGGTATTTTACAATATTTAGAAGTGACCCATAATCGTAATAGGTTATGGCAAGGAGAATGTTTTGTATTTGATGACAGAAGAGCTGTGGCAAGTGACTTGTCACCAGCTGAAGGACATTGGTTGGAACGTGGTGATCGATAA
- a CDS encoding Do family serine endopeptidase, with protein sequence MVQNICKFNNLLRSLIATFLMTMWLASSVFAENIQSSKITPEESSNLQSVPIKIPESHNYSFADIVEPLIPAVVNVYTVQYNQKSEDSHKKSFERFPFDHFNELLERFNLPFDFDEMYSNPKSVPLGSGFIIDPTGFIVTNHHVVANADEIHIKLTDNRELSAKLVGSDKKTDLALLKIEIETPLPFVKFGDSSKARVGDQVIAIGNPFGRLGGTVTAGIISSKGRDIDNTNGIVDDFIQTDAAINNGNSGGPMFNINGEVIGVNTAIFSPSGTSIGIGFAIPSNTAKSIIDQLRQNGKINRGRLGVVIQEVTNEIAEGFELKEASGALVVEVQKDGPADKFGIKPGDVIIEFAGQPVKNSRRLQVMVAETIVDQEVKIIVVRDGKNQELSGKISSEEDLEPKKVNDKVSDKTSDNKFSVVKNNVTFSNLTDNLKRKFAIKSKVEGIIVTDIAKDGKNYGFKIGDLVIASNQQPIASIDQLNVLYDNAQSIRKQNIILLVQRRGVSMFIALPVTKSEN encoded by the coding sequence ATGGTTCAAAATATTTGTAAGTTTAACAATTTACTAAGGTCTTTAATTGCCACTTTTCTGATGACTATGTGGTTAGCATCTTCTGTTTTTGCTGAAAATATCCAGTCAAGCAAAATTACTCCTGAGGAATCTAGTAATTTACAGTCAGTGCCAATAAAGATACCTGAATCCCATAATTATAGTTTTGCAGATATTGTTGAGCCACTTATTCCAGCTGTGGTAAATGTGTATACAGTACAATATAACCAAAAATCAGAAGATTCTCATAAAAAATCTTTCGAGCGTTTTCCATTCGATCATTTTAATGAACTTTTGGAGCGTTTTAATCTACCTTTTGATTTTGATGAGATGTATTCAAATCCTAAATCTGTTCCCCTTGGCTCTGGTTTTATTATAGATCCTACAGGTTTCATTGTTACCAACCATCATGTAGTTGCAAATGCAGATGAGATTCACATAAAATTAACGGATAATAGGGAGCTATCAGCTAAATTGGTAGGTAGTGATAAAAAAACTGATCTTGCTCTTTTAAAAATTGAGATCGAAACTCCTTTACCTTTTGTAAAATTCGGTGATTCCAGTAAAGCTAGGGTAGGAGATCAGGTTATTGCTATTGGTAATCCTTTTGGTAGACTTGGAGGAACAGTAACTGCTGGTATTATATCTTCAAAGGGACGTGATATTGATAACACTAACGGTATAGTAGATGATTTTATACAAACTGATGCGGCTATTAATAATGGTAATTCCGGTGGGCCAATGTTTAATATTAATGGTGAAGTTATAGGAGTCAATACAGCAATATTTTCACCTTCTGGGACTAGTATTGGTATTGGATTTGCTATTCCATCTAATACTGCTAAATCAATTATTGACCAGCTAAGGCAAAATGGAAAAATTAATCGCGGTAGGCTTGGGGTAGTAATTCAAGAAGTAACTAATGAAATAGCTGAAGGGTTTGAGTTAAAAGAAGCTTCGGGAGCATTAGTAGTGGAAGTACAAAAAGATGGTCCAGCTGATAAATTTGGTATAAAACCTGGGGATGTAATAATAGAATTTGCTGGACAACCGGTAAAAAATTCTAGGAGGCTGCAGGTAATGGTTGCTGAAACTATCGTTGATCAAGAGGTAAAAATTATCGTTGTACGCGATGGCAAAAATCAAGAATTAAGTGGCAAGATTAGTAGTGAAGAGGATCTAGAGCCTAAAAAAGTAAATGACAAGGTAAGCGATAAAACTTCTGATAATAAATTTTCTGTTGTAAAAAATAATGTTACTTTTAGTAATTTAACAGATAATCTTAAACGAAAATTTGCCATTAAAAGTAAAGTCGAGGGCATTATTGTAACTGATATCGCAAAAGATGGAAAAAATTATGGTTTTAAAATTGGTGATTTAGTAATAGCGAGCAATCAACAACCTATAGCTTCTATAGATCAATTAAATGTGTTGTATGACAATGCCCAATCTATTAGAAAGCAAAATATAATCTTGTTGGTACAGAGACGGGGTGTTTCTATGTTTATAGCTTTGCCAGTTACCAAATCTGAAAATTAG
- the hflC gene encoding protease modulator HflC, which yields MKTIYYISFVVFGLLLSVSSALFTVDQRHSAVVFQFGEAMRTIESPGLNIKIPFIQNVEFFDKRILNVEAEAKELTASDGKRVIVDAFAKFRIVDPVMFYKTVHNYQGVKIRLNKNLESSMRKVIGRLPLTSLLTSARSDIMSNILNQVNEEAKNFGLDVIDVRILRADLPKENSAAIYRRMQTAREKEATQIRAEGQEEGARIRSRADKESKILLAEAYMQSQIIKGDGDREAAKIYNLAYSVDPEFYKFYRSLEVYKNTLKKDDTSFVLSPEAELFKYLNLGK from the coding sequence ATGAAGACAATTTATTATATAAGTTTCGTAGTTTTCGGATTATTATTATCAGTTAGCAGTGCTTTATTTACCGTTGATCAACGCCATTCCGCTGTGGTATTTCAATTTGGTGAGGCAATGAGAACCATTGAAAGTCCAGGATTAAATATAAAGATTCCATTTATTCAAAATGTTGAATTTTTTGATAAACGTATCTTAAATGTAGAGGCGGAAGCAAAAGAGCTAACTGCTTCTGATGGAAAAAGGGTAATCGTAGATGCTTTTGCAAAATTTCGTATTGTTGATCCTGTGATGTTTTACAAAACTGTACATAACTACCAAGGTGTGAAAATTAGACTTAATAAAAACCTAGAATCTTCAATGAGAAAAGTTATAGGTAGATTACCCTTGACTAGTCTTCTTACAAGTGCAAGGTCTGACATAATGTCAAATATCTTAAATCAGGTTAATGAGGAAGCAAAGAATTTTGGACTTGATGTAATTGACGTTAGAATTTTAAGAGCTGATTTACCAAAAGAGAATAGTGCAGCAATTTATCGCCGCATGCAAACTGCTCGTGAAAAAGAAGCTACCCAAATAAGAGCTGAAGGGCAAGAAGAAGGAGCTCGCATAAGATCAAGAGCTGATAAAGAAAGTAAAATATTACTTGCTGAAGCTTATATGCAATCTCAAATCATAAAAGGTGATGGTGACAGGGAGGCAGCTAAGATATATAATCTTGCTTATTCTGTTGATCCAGAATTCTATAAATTTTATAGATCCTTGGAAGTATATAAAAATACTTTAAAGAAAGATGATACTTCTTTTGTATTGTCTCCGGAAGCAGAGCTATTTAAATATCTAAATTTGGGTAAATAG
- the hflK gene encoding FtsH protease activity modulator HflK: protein MFNRIYTQVLKKSPWGDSEEEEKSEYNIFTRPRKKNKFNLNDFYNKFSFNNNIMALVLLSLVAVWFASGVYEVKEGEEAAVMRFGKFVRKGFPGLNYHLPLPFEQVVVEKVNQSRRIEIGYRSTSSLRSNMDNTKAVAAESTMLTGDENIVALNCDIMWHITDLEKYIFNIVNPEDSVKTAAESAIREVIGNTPISSILSDQKQEITNKIEGLTQKILDHYNAGVGIEKVQLLKAEPPAEVIDAYRDVQTSKADKEREINQAQSYNNDILPKARGQAAKIVQEAEGYRQEVISRAEGDSKRFAAVYTQYVANKSITKDRLYLEAIENILTDTSKVIMGTNGVLPHMAIQQNKIKE, encoded by the coding sequence ATGTTTAATCGAATATATACTCAAGTTCTAAAAAAATCCCCTTGGGGAGATTCTGAAGAGGAAGAAAAAAGTGAATATAATATATTTACTAGACCAAGGAAAAAAAATAAGTTTAACCTTAATGATTTCTATAATAAGTTTAGCTTTAACAATAACATAATGGCGTTAGTTTTGTTGTCATTAGTTGCTGTTTGGTTTGCCTCCGGAGTTTATGAAGTTAAGGAAGGAGAAGAAGCTGCAGTAATGAGGTTTGGTAAGTTTGTTCGTAAAGGATTCCCTGGTTTGAATTATCACCTTCCCTTGCCGTTTGAACAGGTAGTAGTTGAGAAGGTAAACCAGTCTCGTAGAATTGAGATCGGCTATAGATCAACAAGTAGCCTTAGGTCTAATATGGATAACACCAAAGCTGTGGCTGCTGAAAGTACTATGCTTACTGGCGATGAGAATATTGTTGCACTAAATTGTGATATAATGTGGCATATTACTGACTTAGAAAAATATATTTTTAATATTGTTAATCCAGAAGATTCTGTAAAAACAGCTGCTGAAAGTGCTATAAGAGAAGTTATAGGCAATACTCCTATCTCTTCGATATTATCAGACCAAAAACAAGAAATCACTAATAAGATTGAAGGTTTAACACAGAAAATCCTTGATCATTATAATGCTGGTGTTGGTATTGAGAAAGTGCAGTTACTAAAAGCTGAACCGCCAGCTGAAGTAATTGATGCTTACAGGGATGTACAAACTTCTAAAGCCGATAAAGAACGTGAGATAAATCAAGCACAATCCTATAATAATGATATTTTACCTAAAGCTAGAGGGCAGGCGGCTAAAATTGTCCAAGAAGCAGAAGGTTACAGACAAGAGGTTATCTCAAGAGCTGAAGGAGACAGCAAAAGGTTTGCTGCTGTCTATACACAATATGTTGCTAATAAGTCAATAACTAAGGATCGCCTTTACTTAGAAGCTATAGAAAATATTCTAACGGATACCAGCAAAGTTATTATGGGTACTAATGGCGTTTTGCCGCATATGGCAATTCAGCAAAATAAAATTAAGGAGTAG
- a CDS encoding Rpn family recombination-promoting nuclease/putative transposase, producing MDKITPRVDLAFKKIFGVEENKDLLISLINSIVGQEDQVTEVTLLNPYNPKNFKNDKLSILDVKAKSVDGKRFNIEIQISDEADYDKRALYYWAKLYTEQLKVAQDYSTLSKAIGIHILNFTSIPNVTKYHNVFHIVEKDSGLLYFKDLELHTIELNKFTDNSYEELPDILKKVKNSLDMWTAFLTRHDLLNKDNLPKELDNASLKKALTVLDVMNFTDEEREAYEDHLKWLRIEANTLKKQLEKGRVEGKAEGREEGRYEERITIARKLLKENMTSEHIANITGLSIEEINKLLK from the coding sequence ATGGATAAAATAACTCCTCGAGTAGACTTGGCATTTAAGAAAATCTTTGGCGTAGAAGAGAATAAGGACTTGCTGATATCCTTGATTAATTCTATCGTTGGACAAGAGGATCAAGTAACAGAGGTAACGCTGCTTAATCCATATAATCCTAAAAACTTTAAGAATGATAAACTCTCAATATTAGACGTTAAAGCTAAATCTGTTGATGGCAAAAGGTTCAATATTGAGATTCAAATTAGCGACGAAGCTGATTATGATAAGCGAGCTTTATATTATTGGGCTAAATTGTATACTGAGCAATTAAAGGTAGCTCAGGACTATTCTACCCTAAGCAAAGCCATTGGTATTCATATTCTAAACTTTACTTCTATTCCGAATGTAACTAAGTATCACAATGTTTTCCATATAGTAGAAAAAGATAGTGGATTGTTGTATTTCAAGGATCTCGAATTACATACTATTGAGCTTAATAAGTTTACTGATAATTCTTATGAGGAATTACCTGATATACTGAAAAAAGTAAAAAACTCTTTAGATATGTGGACAGCTTTTCTAACAAGACATGATTTACTAAACAAAGATAATTTGCCTAAAGAATTAGACAATGCCAGCTTAAAAAAAGCTCTAACAGTGCTAGATGTTATGAACTTTACTGACGAAGAAAGGGAGGCTTATGAAGATCATCTTAAATGGCTGCGTATCGAAGCTAATACTCTGAAAAAACAACTAGAAAAAGGTAGAGTGGAGGGTAAAGCAGAGGGTAGAGAGGAAGGTAGATATGAAGAAAGAATAACTATAGCTAGAAAATTACTTAAAGAAAATATGACATCTGAGCATATAGCTAATATTACTGGTTTAAGTATTGAAGAAATCAACAAACTACTAAAATAG
- a CDS encoding ATP-binding protein, producing MKIKNCVVVFRDLRCSRTKCTLRSSTLRLLALHNFDLRLSTLHLRVVYKKSRSLGYRLQLAKFPTIKLLSDTCQAKLVENIDIQKVIDNHQNIMFIGGSGSAKTHLAIGLAFTAIEKSYRVRFYTLNELASQLLNARIHNYESKFIDSVKRFHLIVVDELGYVYSMKINNCVVQDLRCSRTSVRCTPRLGHS from the coding sequence ATGAAAATCAAGAATTGCGTTGTCGTCTTCAGGGATCTTCGGTGCTCACGTACTAAATGTACGCTCCGCTCCTCGACCCTTCGACTCCTAGCACTTCATAATTTTGATCTTCGTCTATCAACTCTTCATTTACGAGTAGTATATAAGAAGTCACGCTCGCTAGGTTATAGGTTGCAACTAGCTAAGTTCCCAACCATAAAGTTACTATCAGATACATGCCAAGCTAAATTGGTTGAAAATATTGATATACAAAAAGTGATTGATAATCATCAGAATATCATGTTCATAGGTGGTTCTGGGTCTGCAAAAACTCATCTAGCAATTGGTTTGGCGTTCACCGCCATTGAAAAAAGTTACAGGGTAAGATTTTATACTTTAAATGAATTAGCTAGCCAATTGCTTAATGCTAGAATCCATAATTATGAAAGCAAATTCATCGATTCAGTTAAGAGATTCCATCTGATTGTAGTAGATGAATTAGGCTATGTATACTCGATGAAAATCAACAATTGCGTTGTCCAAGACCTGCGGTGCTCACGTACTAGTGTACGCTGTACTCCTCGGCTTGGACACTCCTAG
- the istA gene encoding IS21 family transposase, producing the protein MNLIVRNFRREYEARGGQVFIPLNFEAGQAFQFDWGEEEICLNGEVTRVKAARIKLCYSRYSLVVVYPNEQLEMVMDAHVQAFKFFAGCCKNGIYDNMKTAVKKILIGKDRIFNEKFIQMVSHHLFEPLACTPASGWEKGQVEKQVGDTRRNFFTPILKGDSYEAINIQLREMSIEWAKTKRHPEFTERTILEIYEEEKAYLIGYRGQFTGYRLHPTTVSPLSLIQYDSNMYSVPCEYVGLSVQIKSYAWQIVILHKSKIIAEHVRSFKRYQKNYNPWHYIAALERKPGALRNGGPFKELMSLLPEIFGKLRNKLETYKDGDKQFIDILLLVNKYGLEKVTNACNLTIAAGGCSSKLVEQYLLQPAMKLDIQETEFIQLKNPPDADCSIYSKLHLTTEVN; encoded by the coding sequence GTGAATCTAATTGTACGAAACTTCCGTAGAGAATACGAGGCAAGGGGCGGGCAAGTTTTTATTCCATTAAATTTTGAAGCTGGTCAGGCGTTTCAGTTTGATTGGGGAGAGGAAGAAATATGTTTAAATGGGGAGGTTACTAGAGTTAAAGCAGCGAGAATAAAGCTATGCTATAGTCGTTATTCTTTGGTAGTGGTTTATCCTAATGAGCAGCTGGAAATGGTTATGGATGCCCATGTTCAAGCTTTCAAGTTTTTTGCTGGTTGTTGTAAGAATGGTATTTATGACAATATGAAGACGGCTGTCAAAAAAATATTGATTGGCAAGGATCGTATCTTTAACGAGAAGTTTATCCAAATGGTCTCTCACCATTTATTTGAGCCACTTGCCTGTACTCCAGCATCAGGATGGGAGAAAGGACAGGTTGAGAAACAAGTAGGAGACACTAGACGTAACTTTTTTACTCCAATATTGAAAGGAGATAGTTATGAAGCTATTAACATTCAGCTAAGAGAGATGTCTATAGAGTGGGCTAAAACTAAAAGACATCCTGAATTTACAGAAAGAACGATTCTAGAAATATATGAGGAAGAGAAGGCATATTTAATAGGATATAGAGGGCAGTTTACCGGTTATAGATTACATCCAACGACCGTATCACCTTTGAGTTTAATACAATACGACAGCAATATGTATAGTGTTCCGTGTGAATATGTGGGACTTAGCGTACAGATTAAATCCTATGCTTGGCAAATAGTGATTTTACATAAAAGCAAGATTATTGCAGAGCATGTTCGTAGTTTTAAACGCTATCAGAAGAATTATAATCCATGGCACTATATAGCAGCTCTAGAACGTAAACCCGGTGCTTTACGTAATGGTGGACCGTTCAAAGAGTTAATGAGTTTGTTACCTGAGATATTTGGCAAACTACGAAATAAGTTAGAGACTTACAAGGATGGTGATAAACAATTTATAGATATCCTGCTACTTGTTAATAAGTATGGATTAGAAAAGGTAACAAATGCTTGTAACCTAACAATTGCTGCTGGCGGCTGTAGCTCTAAATTAGTTGAGCAATATTTGTTGCAACCAGCAATGAAACTAGATATCCAAGAGACTGAGTTTATTCAGCTAAAAAATCCTCCTGATGCTGATTGTAGTATTTATAGCAAGTTGCATTTAACAACGGAGGTAAATTAA
- a CDS encoding LuxR C-terminal-related transcriptional regulator → MYYVDGKAIKAIARELNISKNTVKKVICSNQTKFELAKYSKGKPVLGNHLEVLNQLLAENSKESVRRRMTAAIPTASDIGLYRKLRICESNCTKLP, encoded by the coding sequence ATGTATTACGTTGATGGCAAAGCAATTAAAGCAATTGCTAGAGAACTGAATATATCAAAGAATACAGTAAAAAAAGTCATTTGCAGCAATCAAACTAAATTTGAGTTAGCAAAATATAGCAAAGGTAAGCCTGTTCTTGGCAATCATCTTGAAGTACTAAATCAGCTATTAGCAGAGAATAGCAAGGAGTCGGTTCGACGTAGAATGACGGCAGCTATACCAACAGCTTCAGATATCGGGTTATACAGGAAGTTACGAATCTGTGAATCTAATTGTACGAAACTTCCGTAG